A DNA window from Bacteroides cellulosilyticus contains the following coding sequences:
- a CDS encoding DUF4890 domain-containing protein: MKSTGRLWLLAVCLLCGLVCMQAQEQEKKQLPREVPSPEKAARKMTDRMKEELQLTDKQYDKLYKLNLKEQQEHFATMAERGSGQRPSMGGRPGMGGGRPPMRVPGERPAMGKDNVEKMQKAAAKKEKKIKKILTTEQYAKWQEMCQPQEPPQPQDHPHKPNL, from the coding sequence ATGAAAAGTACCGGAAGATTATGGTTATTAGCTGTATGTCTGTTGTGTGGACTGGTCTGCATGCAAGCGCAGGAACAGGAAAAGAAGCAATTGCCTCGTGAAGTTCCCTCACCGGAAAAGGCCGCCCGTAAAATGACGGACCGGATGAAAGAAGAACTGCAACTGACAGACAAGCAATATGACAAGCTGTACAAACTGAATCTGAAGGAACAACAAGAACATTTTGCAACCATGGCTGAAAGAGGAAGCGGCCAGCGTCCTTCAATGGGAGGGCGTCCCGGAATGGGCGGTGGTCGTCCGCCGATGAGAGTTCCGGGTGAACGTCCTGCAATGGGAAAGGACAATGTGGAGAAGATGCAGAAAGCTGCTGCCAAGAAGGAAAAGAAGATCAAGAAAATCCTGACGACGGAGCAATACGCTAAGTGGCAGGAAATGTGCCAACCACAAGAACCACCCCAGCCACAGGATCATCCTCACAAACCAAATCTGTAG
- a CDS encoding response regulator transcription factor translates to MIRLLVVEDDPTLLYIVQSGLQEIIGGYEVFTATNGAEGLKAWKEHHPDIIMSDVDMPVMDGYEMVARIRETDGNTPILFASAMSSPKDVTKGYDIGVDNYVKKPFVPDELDAHIRSLLRMKEGAKSRNETDHCRMGKYLLDTKHANLRNDKTGSIKVLTIREAKIIHLLYENRGETVNRSAILSRFWETEDDYFASRSLDVFMSKIRKYLEDEPCVEIKTVRGVGFMMLLDCI, encoded by the coding sequence ATGATTAGATTATTGGTTGTAGAAGACGATCCTACTTTGCTTTATATTGTGCAAAGCGGATTGCAGGAAATTATTGGGGGATATGAAGTTTTTACGGCAACCAATGGCGCCGAAGGGCTGAAGGCATGGAAAGAACATCATCCGGATATCATTATGTCCGATGTGGATATGCCGGTAATGGATGGTTATGAAATGGTGGCACGTATCCGTGAAACGGATGGCAATACACCTATTCTGTTCGCTTCGGCCATGAGCTCGCCGAAGGATGTGACGAAAGGTTACGATATAGGAGTGGACAACTACGTAAAGAAACCTTTTGTTCCTGATGAACTGGATGCTCATATTCGTTCATTGCTTAGAATGAAGGAAGGGGCAAAGTCGCGTAATGAAACCGACCATTGCAGGATGGGTAAATATTTGCTGGACACCAAGCATGCTAACTTGCGGAATGATAAAACCGGTTCTATCAAAGTATTGACCATCAGGGAAGCGAAGATTATACATCTGCTTTATGAAAATAGAGGCGAAACGGTGAATAGAAGTGCTATACTCAGCCGTTTCTGGGAAACGGAGGATGATTACTTTGCGTCACGCAGTCTGGATGTATTTATGAGTAAAATACGAAAGTATCTGGAAGATGAACCCTGTGTCGAAATAAAGACAGTGAGAGGGGTAGGATTTATGATGCTGTTGGATTGCATATAG
- a CDS encoding sensor histidine kinase — MKVVHIKIVTVVGLIAILLLQLVWLNNTYSILKKNIVDEGNRLFEEAVYNAASLNFANLPKGTKVFGAPVNSDSRSLPECTYMIESFLEFNLDVKISDIDSIYRSLLYKKGINTDLYINRMRTNANPIIVETTGSSSIPIMGVIKTQIIPIRLNESQSVQAIIINPYWTIFKRMGLLMIATAIMMIMVITCIIYQIKIIIRQDKIAKVREDFSYAMIHDMKTPLSSILACTSLLHSGKTESTPQLRERYFCIIEDETGHLLNLANKVLTISKLESHKLEMAKITFQLKPMVEDLIEKFSAKCAKPLHFTLNLQAEEVHGDEEYLKEAISNLIDNAIKYSYQTVDISISSLNNATHTLIKVRDNGIGISEKDVKHIFEKFERASAFKRSRLGKVAGFGLGLNYVYQVMEAHEGSVTVNSIEKEFSEFTLYIPLKTNDL; from the coding sequence ATGAAAGTTGTACATATTAAAATAGTAACAGTTGTTGGACTAATAGCTATATTGTTATTACAATTAGTGTGGCTTAATAACACCTATTCTATTTTGAAGAAGAATATAGTAGATGAAGGAAATCGTCTTTTTGAAGAAGCGGTTTATAATGCTGCGTCTTTAAATTTTGCTAATCTGCCAAAGGGGACTAAAGTATTTGGAGCTCCTGTTAATAGCGATTCTCGCAGTTTGCCTGAGTGTACTTATATGATAGAAAGCTTTCTGGAGTTTAATCTTGATGTGAAAATATCTGATATTGATTCTATATATCGTAGCTTATTATATAAAAAAGGCATCAATACAGATTTATATATTAATCGCATGCGAACAAATGCTAATCCCATAATTGTAGAGACTACGGGATCTTCCTCTATTCCTATAATGGGAGTTATAAAAACTCAAATAATACCTATCAGGTTAAACGAATCGCAAAGCGTTCAAGCTATCATAATAAATCCTTATTGGACTATCTTCAAACGTATGGGTCTCTTAATGATAGCAACCGCCATCATGATGATAATGGTAATCACCTGTATCATCTACCAGATCAAGATTATCATCCGTCAGGACAAGATTGCCAAAGTTCGTGAAGACTTCTCTTATGCCATGATACATGATATGAAAACTCCTCTTAGCTCCATTTTGGCTTGTACAAGTCTTTTGCATAGTGGCAAGACGGAGAGCACTCCTCAACTAAGGGAGCGATATTTTTGTATTATAGAGGATGAGACAGGACATTTGCTAAATTTGGCAAATAAGGTTCTGACCATTTCTAAGTTGGAGAGCCATAAACTGGAAATGGCTAAAATTACATTTCAGTTGAAGCCTATGGTAGAAGACTTAATAGAGAAGTTCTCCGCTAAGTGTGCCAAACCGCTACATTTCACTTTAAATTTGCAGGCAGAAGAGGTGCATGGTGATGAAGAGTACCTGAAAGAGGCTATCAGTAATCTGATAGATAACGCTATTAAATATTCATACCAGACGGTTGATATAAGTATAAGTTCGCTTAATAATGCTACCCATACTCTTATTAAAGTACGTGATAACGGTATTGGTATCTCAGAAAAAGATGTAAAACATATCTTTGAGAAGTTTGAACGTGCTTCGGCTTTTAAACGTTCCAGACTTGGCAAAGTAGCAGGTTTCGGATTGGGGCTAAATTACGTTTATCAGGTGATGGAGGCTCATGAGGGAAGCGTGACAGTGAATAGCATAGAAAAGGAATTCAGTGAATTCACCTTATATATACCATTAAAGACGAATGACTTATGA